The window ccactgccTTATATCATAAGCATGGCCTGGTTTGATGTTCAGTAAGAATAGACTTCCACACATTGGAATAATAATGTGATTTTGGAGTCTTTATGCAAATGTTTTCCTTCTCTTCAAACTCCTTAACATAATTGTTGTGGATGACTCCCATACCAGCCAATTGGCACACAGCTGGATGTATCTCTAGCTGTGCCTGGCTCAATCCCATTTCTCTTCCTTGTCTCAGTGTGGCCTGCACAATGCCTCAGACAACACCCTTCGCTTTGTCAAAGAAAACTTCCTCGCTGATGACAGCGTACACCCTGTGGGGCAGAGCCTGACCATGGTGTCACCTGACCAGCGCTACAGCCATGTGGTCTCCCAGAGAGTACAGGCCGCCAACGGCAAGGACTTCACCGTTCTCTTCCTGCTCACAGGTACTGGACATGTATTTAACTCGGTGTGGCAGGCAATTGAACTGGAATCGGCCTAAATATGACTATTACTCAGTACATGTATGCATGTGCAGACCATTACTGTGTTAGTCATTTCTTACAAACACTTGCTTTCAGAATCGGGCTACCTCCACAAAGCAGTGTTGCTGGAGAAGGGTGCCCACATCATTGAGGAGATCCAGGTCTTCGAGCAGCCTCAGGCCGTGAAGAACCTCCTGCTTTCCAAATCAAAGGTACTGTTCTAGTCATTAGGTATTCTCCATCTCAAGTTGAGTACTCATTCCACTTTACCCTTGCCTCGCTGTCAAATAAAATTTTAATTCAAAACCGGCTGGCACTTAACTTTAGTGCTTCAACCGTGCATGATACAAACTGTGAATCCCCCTGTCGCCAAAGCTCTCAGGAGGTTGTTTAGATGAACTGCCCCTGTCATCTCTTCCCTCAACCTTCCCCACAACCAAACATCTGGTCACCTCATGCGTGACGGCCTTGTCAGTTCCTTTTACAGCGAGGCAAGCAATTGCTCGCCCCTGAGGAACAGATCACATTAAAGTATAACACAGTGAACCACGCGACAGTGGAGCGAGTTTCACGTTAGTTCTTCGCGTGATGCATATGGTGGGGCAGGCAGTCCCTGGTGAGgggtcagtgtatatgtgtgtatgcatgcgtgcgCTGGGTTCATCTGCTCTCTAACCTCACCAGCATGCCCAGAGGTCTCAACCAATCACGTCACATCTGCTGGTGACTGACAGATGGACATGGCCTGTGGAGTCTGTGTCACTTGCTGGCTTCATACCGTCTGTGAAGTGCGAGGTGGTTGGTTAGCATGGAATAGACACACAGTCAATTGCACATGCAgaaactctgtgaaacatttgtATTACCACTGCATATAACATTTCAAAGTTTATCTAACAGCCTTCACACATAATGAAATACAGATGACGAATACAAATTGTTGAATTTTTGGGACCGTTGAACTATTAAGTGTACACTGAACACCACAGTGTAGGCTAAAGTAACAGAAGCTGGTAAGGTTTTGCAGGACTGTGTCCGAGGCAGCATGACAGTAGAGAAGGCCATGGTTTTAACCCCGATAAGCCCCCTCTCTCGGACGTACTGCAcgagagcgagcaagagaaaTAAGCTGGCAAGCTGTCTGTATGGGGGTGTGTATTTCACAACGCAGCTTTCCAGTGTGACAAATGTATTCAAGGTGTGCACAGTTTAGTTCCGGTTCAGTATGGCTGGCTGTAGAACTCAAGTTATTTCGGACACCATGTCAGGTAAGGGTCCACACCATGTCGCAGAGAATCTTTGTTCTCTGACTGAAGTAAAATATGGTCATTTAGCgtacacttttatccaaagcaactatCAGTTGAAGGGGTTACATTCAGTATGTGACCCCTAACCCCATACCCACAACCCCATTGTTGCGCGCGCCTTGGTTTAACCAAGATGGTCAAGATTAGTTTCAATTAATTATTCTCGTAATTACTACCCAATCATCAGTTTGTGCCATTGGTCATTAAGTGTATACTAATGCTAACATGGTTCTCGCCTTATCTCCCATGTACACTAATATTAGCGAATTAGCACTAATGCTATCCTTCACCCCCACAGGGTGTGTTGTTTGTGGGCTCATCAGAAGGCGTGGTGAGGGTCCCGTCCTCCAACTGCTCCTACTACTGGAGCTGTGCCGAGTGTGTGCTGTCCCGGGATCCCTTCTGTGGCTGGGACCCCTCCGTCAAAGTCTGCACCCACGCCACCAGCATCCAGGACAACGCGTGAGTGTCACACCCCATCATGTTACATTACAACCACTCCACCCAGCAGGCACAAAACCCAATAAAATGGATTCATAGAATGTACCATGGCAAGTAGAATATGATACTTAAAGCTGGGTGTTTAAAAATGACATTTGGATAAACGCTGTTGCATTTGATTTTGTGGAATTCATTTATTTCCTTCAGGGCTGTATTCCCTGTACAGATGAGACTATTCCTCAACTAAAAATCACTTTTAAATTGATAATCTACATTGAACATGCTTCTTAGTGCAGGAGAAGGCTTAACGTGGACTTTAAACTGGCCCATAATATATAAGAATGAACAGAATAACATTTAATGGGTGTAGGTAGAGTAGATACTTTTATTGgatcatttaaaaatatatatattttaacattATAGAGTTATAGAGCCCATTGCACTCTCCCAGAAGTGTAGTTGGTGCTTAAAACCTGTGAATTCAAAAAAGCAAAAAAGTGATGTGTCCAAGATGATGCATAAAGCTtacttcattttttaaaaatatataaaacataatAGTATTCACTGCATCAGGGATGGTCTACACAGAAGTTTCGGCTTTGCAGCCTTCAGTGTGTAGGTACAAATCTTTACCATTCAAAAAAGATTtacactgcatcacagtgttgccgtgtcactacagcctggggttcgatcccgGAGGATGCGAGACTCAACTttcacctctcccgagcccgttggggagttgcagcgatgagacaagatcgtaatcccAATCAAAACCTGTGTAGGTACAATAATTAGTACCTACACAGTGATGAAGGCTGCAATGCCAAAACGTCTGTGTACGCTACGCTATccctgatacagtgaattttatatatttatttttttaaagtacattttATGCATCATTATAGAGTTAACCAGAATGTAAACAGGAACTTTGCATGGACCGACGCACAGAATAAATCACACAAATTCACACGTAAacaaatacacccacacacaaactgaCAGTGTTTATCTCGTCTTCTACAGAGGCCAGGATGTGGAAGGAGGGAATGTGCAGGAGGCGTGTGTTTCGCCCAGATTCAGATTTGGACTGCACAAAGGAAAAGCAGGTGAGAATCACACATCTTCATACTTTATCCTGTCAGACTAGTATAGCTAGATAGTATTCATAGGTTGCACCAACATAGTGGTGCCCTAAAGTGGTGCTAAGCCCAGCCATTCTGGATGGAGGCTAACTACTATTTTGTCTAAATTACCCTGTAGTGCCTGAAAATATGTTGACATTTGCCAGCGTTATCATGTCGTCAAATGTACTTTAGTCAGATGGCAATGTTGTCATTGGCTAGCAAAGTGTgtcaaaaatagctagcaatgctaacattagctaggtaaAATCCGGTGGCCTCGATCCCCTCGatcttagctagctaactagtgttatactgcatctaaagtcaatctggtgacgacaaaaggttttcctactaattatttgcctccTTTTGAATGTCATAGTATTTCCAAGCCACCGTAATGCTCTTTTGATGAAATCTTAATCAGCGCTCATTGATGATGCATTGAGTAGAATGCTCAGTCGGGCATCAATCCAGAACGAACGTTCAGAACAATATTGTGACGAAACATGCAACCTATGAAACATAGATacacactgcagtgtgtgtgtgtgtgtgctcaagcCTTTGCTTGTGGGCTAGCCTCTAGCTTAGCCGCCAACTAGCATCTGGCTCAGTCTAAGCTTGGGCCTCAGTCAGTGACTCCTGATTTCTGTTAGACTCCTTTCCCCTAGGCGAGCTGGTGTCTGTGTCCCTGAATGAGGTGGTGCGACTGCAGTGCCCAGAGGCCTCGAGCCTGGCCCACCGCCACTGGGAGCGACCCAACAGCCGCCTCTCCCCAGACCTCTACCTGCAGCTGGAGGATGGAAGCCTGCACTTCCTGGCCACGCCCGCCACCCTGGGCCACTACCTGTGTCTCTCCACAGAGAACGGCTTCCAGCAGAACCTGGCCATCTACCAGGTAAAGCAGAAGAGCAGCCCTACCCCTCAGGCCACTGCCATGACGACCACACGCCCCCAGAGCCCAGCGCTCCCCCCAACCACCCAGGCTGGTTCAGGAGGATGGCTCACTCCGCACTTGACTGGGCCCAAGCAGACCAAGCCGGAGCCCACCGCGCCAGCAAGGGAGACTCCAGTCACCACGAGGCGAACCAGCAGGAACTTTACTTTCTGGGTGGAGCAGTCGGGGGAGACTGAGACTGAGGCGgagtggtggggaggggagaagcTGCTCCTGGGGCAAACCTACCTGAAGGAGTTGGTGGTGGTGTCTGTACTGCTAGCGTGCTGCGTTAGTATTCTGCTAACTATGACGCTGTATAGCGTGAGGCAGCGCTGCCGCAGCAGGACGGCGCCCCAGGCCAACGCCCCAGGGAGGGACTCGGAGAGGGGTGGCCCTCAGGAGCGGGAGGCCCTTCGGGGGGGTCAGTCGCCATGCAGCAATGGCATGCGGAATGGGCAGATGGCACACAACGGCCAAGCCAACGGGGTCGTGTGCAACGTCACGCCGAGGGGCTCCAATGGGCATCTTCCCAACACCCCTATCTGAGCACAGTCAACCACATCTCACCCTAACTATTGACATACCATATCCACTCTACCTAAGAACAATGTAGCCTTTACATGGTCACTCTTGAGCCATGGAGTTTTACATGAACACGGCTAACTGCAGCACTGTGTGTGGACTGTCATGACAGCGAGTAAGACTGTATGTATGGCCTGATGTGGTAACTCAACTAAAAGGACACTGTTTTCCTCTGGTACGATACCAGCCTGTGTGAATCAAAGTGCAGACTGATTAACATGACTCACTGCTCTTATATAATAATCTGTATTATACTGTGCTGTATGTACTTTGGAGACGAGGTTCCATTGACTAGGCTGTTATGTGTATTTAATGAAATAGCCAAGAAAGCCGATTTTTATCGAATGTACATGAACTGCATCACTACACTGCCACAACCACTGCCGCTACACTGCCACAACCACTGCCGCCACACTgccacaaaaaaaaagaaaaatggcTCCTGACTAACTATTAAGGAACATGTCCACTCACATCACAGGCAGGATCACAAACAACAGCCTTTTTTGTTCTAACAGTATTTTTGTAGCATCAGGTCTACATTGCTAAACCACTGTCTTTGTATGCAGCGCCATTGTGAAAGTTAGCGGAGCACGTTGTATGGTACAATGttctattgttatttattttgctgtttttttttgtcgTTCTGTTGAATGTGCTGCCAATTTAATCAACTCTTTCACCCAAAACGCACATTTTTTTGAAATCCTGAGTCTGTGAAGCCATGAGAACATGATGTTGATTTGACACTGTAGGGCTTAACTCTTCCAGAACAAGATTATGCTGGTGTTTAGAGACCTTTTTAGGTTTTATAATTTATGTGTTGTCAGCATATTAACTGGACAGAAATCCTCAAATCACTTAGAAAACTGTGATATTGCCAAAATTGCATTttgaatgaaaacatgtttttttgctAGACAGCTTTTCAGAAACTGAAAGCAGATTGAGAAAATTGGTTCATTTTAAAGCTGCTTTAGATGACGATGAGAGAAACTAATAGTTATTAAACAAATATATGGTACTCCTCGTCTTCGGTACAGATCACAAACCACTTTTTTTTGTTAAATAAGTTGTCTTTATTTTTATACAATCGTATCTTACTGTTTCAATGTTGCAAATAAACTGTTCAATTTGTGCAAAAATAACATCTGTAATTTGTGTTTAATTAAGGCCTACTGTAGAAAATCACAGTTTACAGCATTTTAAAGCTTCACAGTAATATGTTATTAATGTAAGCTTAGTTGAGTAGGATTTAACAGAGAAAATGGCCCCAGGCTAATCTCCAATATAATTTGGCCATTGTGCTGTGTTGTGAAACTGTTTTTCACAAAGATGTGATTCTCTGTCCCATAAATGTTCAGTCAAAAGACCAacaattgggcaaaagatcagaatctGGCTttctgtgtaaacgcagccatagtACCATATGCCACACAGAAGGACTTGTTTGAGAAATACATTTTAATGACTTGCTACAATGAACTGATAAGATGAATGGACTCAACATGATCAGATTGATTTTCATCAGTGTCTTGATGTAATATACtgaacttcaaatcaaattattattagtcacatgcgccggttacaacaagtgtagaacttacagtgaaatgcttccttacgagcccctaaacaacaatgcagttaaaaaatatatatatattgattagagataaaagtaacaagttatTAAAGAGTGGCaatgaaataacaatagcgagactatatatggggggtaccgatacagagtcaatgtgtggggcgagaatgggggcgtgctcggtcctccttttcctgtagtccacaatcatctccttttgtcttgatcacgttgagggagaggttgttgtccaggcTCCATacggccagatctctgacctccctataggctgtcttttcggtgatcaggcctaccactgttgtcatcggcaaatttaatgactgtgttgtgttgttaatGACTATTttaaactttggcaaagggtaaagtctacaaaacgcaGTCCACTgttacagattctagttttgcAAACAGGAAACTATGGcgatcaaatgtttcattgatgaGAAAATTAATAAATGTCGGCCAAAGtccatctcgctccatcttctcccactgctggCCGGTggacttcctctcatcaccatatttggtagtgagtagaaacgccaaccggatgctCTGGCAATGATTTTGCCCAATTTGTCACAAATGTGCTGACGAGGGAAAAAGTTTTTTGATGTCAGGCTTGATTTGAACGATATGCAGTAAATATGCGAGATTGGTTGCAGTTGCGAGCCCTATTTTTGTAGCTCGCGTTTGGTCAGTTTTATGCGACattaccatatttggtagtgagtggaaacgcaaaccggatgcttcacatttgtACATCCGGTGGAATAACTGTCTCATTGTTCTTTCTGTGGTTTAGCATTAGTCTTGGAATCTTGCCATTTATCACCAAGCTATTCAAACTAGATTTATAGTAGTAGGTAATATCCGGTAATCTGCAGCACTGACGTGATGCTTAAAACGTTGTTATAATGATACTTAAAAGAAGAGTACAAACACCAACAATAGATCGACTAAGGATGCCAGGTAATAAACTCAGTCACTCTcactaacagacacacgtacgtacacacacagagaagacaACCTTAACTCTACTTAGCTGTATTTTCTCAGTGACATGAGACCGGGGTGTGCCATCAATCTATTTCCTACATCTAAATACCTGAAAATGGATTCTGTAGATTTACAGAGGAGACACAATTCACTGTGACCAAGTATTTTCAAATGTTAATGATCACTTCTGTTTATCTGCAGCAAAGCATCAGCCCACCCAAGGCCACTACGCAAGATGACTTAAGTCTATTCTGCTTTGAGGCTGTAACAAGCATATCCGCTGCTAGGCTCAAGTTTGTAGAGGGTGTCATCCGGATTGCGAATGGAAAAATTGACGGTCTTGACAGAAGAAATCTAAGGGTAACCATTAAGTCTGGATTCTGTGAGTGCAAACCGAGTCCAAAAGAGTTTGAAGTACTGCACTGAAGGAGTATTCAGATTGTTAGCAACTTGACAGGGACTGTCCTCCAGAAAATGCTTGACATATTTCTGGAGAAAAGCATAGAGGATGGGCACCATGGAGAAGAGTGTGAAAACCTTAAATATTACAAGGCAAGGGTACAACATAGACAATTTCAGTTTCCTTTGTTTGCAGTCAAGGCCACAAATGACAAGATCCGAATCTCAGACACTCTTCTCAGAGGAATCCAGTGATTCTCTTTTTATGCCAGGACCTGAAACTATTGGAAAAAACTATTTACCATAAAACTTTAAAGCATTGACAAAAATTATACGCATACATTTAGCATAAAACTATCTTGTTTCCTTGTGATCATTACagtaatacactacatggccaacaATATATGGACACCCGTTCAAATTAattgatttggctatttcagccacacctgctgCTGACCAGTGTATAAAATCAAGTACtcatccatgcaatctccatagacaaacattggtagtcgATTAGCCTGTACTGAGGAGCTCACTGACTTTCAACGTGGaaacatcataggatgccacctttccaacaagtcagtttgtgaaatttctgtcctgctagagctgccccggtcaactataagtgctgttattgtgaaggggaaacgtctaggagcaacaatggctcagccacgaagtgcacaagcctaagatcaccatgcgcaatgccaagcgttggctggagtggtgtgaagttCACCGCCACTCTCTGgatgtgatgaatcacgcttcgccatctggcagtctgacggacgaatctgggtttgacagATGTTAGGAgagcgctacctgccccaatgcataatgccaactgtaacgtttggtggatgagtaataatggtctggggctgttgttcatggtttgggctagtccccttagttccagtgaaggtaaatgttaacgctacagtatacaatgaaattctagacgattctgtgcatccaactttgtggcaacagtttggggaaatccctttcctatttcagcatgacaatgcccccgtgcacaaatcgaggtccatacagaaatggtttcttGAGATTGGTGtataagaacttgactggcttgcacagagcactgaccttaaccccatcgaacacctttggaataaattggaacaccgactgcgaagccaggcctaatcccccatcatcagtgcccgacctcactaatgctcttgtggctgaatggaaagtctccacagcaatgttccaacatctagtggagggAAAAACattcccagaagattggaggctgttatagcaacaaagggggggaccaactccatattatcgcccatggttttggaatgagatgttcgacgagcatacttttggccatgtagtgtacatcAAAGAACATTGAgtgaaaacatagaaatagaatccatTTGTATGTGAAAACAATTGTATATTTATAAAATAACTTGTTTGTCACCATTTTATTGTGATGGTTAAACATGACAAGAGGTTCAAGTCAGTAAATTGGATGTATTCAATATTAATCTGTCAAGCTAGCCTATGACAATTAGCAGAGTATGAAATGAACAAGACACAAACTGGGCAAATTGTGTGGGGACAGCTTCCAGTGCCGAATGGTCAATAACATTAAAACCGCATTCAATTGAATTGAAATAACATTACATAGAAGGATCACAATGGAAATAAGACTCCAGGCTTTATTGTGTTTTATTCATTCTAATTGAATGTATTTATTGTACACATGCCAGCACCTCTGCTTCTACACTACATTTGAATTTCTTTGGAGGAAAGTTCAAATTACATATTTTTGGATTCATCATCTGGCTATATCCATGCCGGACTTTAGTAACACATTTGACATACAGCCACACACTTGACTAATTGAAATCAATGGATAAATGTAAAGTGTTTCTGTCATTCCAGGATTGAGTTAAATAGGTTATCCTAGGAGTTTGACTGCTGCTGTAGTTGTAGTTTTATAGACTTGACCTCTAGGACAGCTGTTGTTTCTGTTCTACACTAGGTTACTGATTTGACAAAAGGCATGACGAAAGGAGCTTCAACTAATTAGTTCTGCAATCCATCCTGTGAACAGGGACATATTCGGAGGTACTACAACATCAAACTGTCATAATAACCACAATAACCTTTTAATAGGATAACATTGTATAGAATTTGTATCCACTCACATCCATGACTATTCACATGTACTTCTCCATTTTACATGTTTGAAGACATGTGTGATTCAAACAGCTTTTTGGGCACATTCTTAATACAATTCTGTGAATAATTTGACATATTTCTATATCTGGCAGACCTGGATCATTTGGTTGTGTATTCTTCATCACAATTAACATTTTAAGATATAATTGTGGATACTACAATTATATTTCATACAGGCATGGTCAGGCAAAATGTATCCAATAAATTGTTTGGTGGCTCTATTGGAAAAAGGCTTCTGTGGGGTTAATCCTGTGATTCTAGCTGTGTGTGCAATTTGGTCCTTCTACCACTAAAGTTTTCAAAAACACAGTTGCCCCCACAACATGGAATTCTATGTCTGAGTTTCCAACATTCTAATGTCAATGGCACAATTTGCGAGATTTTTCACCAATAGCTGTAGCTAGTGCATTCAAAGTTTGTTATATATATCATTTCATGACCTTTCCGAACCACTTGTCAAACACAGTTTCAAATGTATCAGGTCTTCTGATATGTACCCTAGGGAGGGGTCAAATGTCAAAGTTCTGTTGAACTGAACATTCCTGAAAATGTGTCTGATGGATAGCTGTGAATCTAAGCATTCCATTTATGATTGAATTATGTAATTTGTTTtatactgacaatgtttgtcatAGGGTAAAAGTCCTATTGGAAAAATTAATGGGATGGCGGGTGAAAGAAAAAGAGGTAACAGAAAACTCACAGATTTAGGGGGATGGCTCATAGACTACTATTAATGACCCCGAGCCCAAGTCGTTTGGCTGTCATTCCTCATTCACCTGACTGTggcacatattcatcactccacCCGTACGATAGATGGCGGTAGAGATCCAGTAAACTAATTACAACCCCTAAAGAAGTAGTAGGGGTCAAAGTGGAACGATTTACGCATGTGACATTGAAAACGAGAAGGGGTAAATGCAATTTTCTGATATATAATTTGGAAATGTATGTTATATGCATTGGTTTGCTATCTATTTTAGTTGCATTTTCTGTATTGTGGAGACGATTGACTTTCAATCTTCCTTGAATCCTCGGCATGCATCTCTCTTTTcaagctaactaacgttagcgaAATGTCAACAAAATGTCACAACAATTAGCTACATTGCTAGCGCTAGTTTTTTTCGGGTTAGCTACTAAAAttaagctaactagctacatatACGCTTGGCAACGTACTACTAACCAGAAAATGCAGGTGTGTTTTGCTATAGCCAGAAGAACGATTACCATTCTAGCTAGCATAGCCAATGTTATCCAGCATCTAACTGACCAGTGATGAAAATGATGGCTCTGTCAATATCAGTGTTCCATTTGTGTCAATAAAACATCATGACAATGCACACAGTTATTCATACAGTGTATACTTACATTATTTGTATCTATTTTATAATCAACTTTACATCACAGGAGAATTTGCTGATCAGCACATTTCATCTATGTATCCAGCAAGCTATCTATACTGTCACTATCATAGAGATCCTAATAATATGGTTACTATACTGTATGGGCATCAATAATTAGGCTGTTGAGTAGTAAATGTTGAAAGATAATGACTTCTCTTTGCCTCCCTTTGATTTTTACAAACCGCACACACCAATTCAGTAaaattctgtttttattttttttcctccAGAAAAATGCGATTAACAGCCATACTGTCGATGGCCGCTAAGGCTGCCTTCCCTAAAGACTACCGCTACGGCACAAGTCGGCCATGGACCATAGCTGCCAAGAGATTGAACCCACCAGGCAAGAAGAGAAGAAAGGTGTTCATTGAGCCCATAGCTTATGAGGACTGGTCTGTTTTCAAAGGGGACACAGTAAGTGGTCATGCCAAAAGGACAATGAAGATTTTTAGATATggaatatttaagcaataaggcacgaggcggtgtggtatatggccaacatatcacggctaagggctgtt of the Oncorhynchus tshawytscha isolate Ot180627B linkage group LG31, Otsh_v2.0, whole genome shotgun sequence genome contains:
- the LOC112229726 gene encoding semaphorin-4A isoform X1; amino-acid sequence: MEHQGLLSIIVVILWVMAVCLARLTPRVSFPMGSPGRCLSHFDSSDVGNTTTLLLSDDGDTLFVGARNAVLSLDVSQEDAIVMRGKLDWSPSEKDLDECSMKGKKKMDCPNFIRVLQFLNSTHMYACGTFAFSPRCTYVNSETFSLVTSPSGKPEEGRGRCPYDPYQRNSAITVDGELYTGTVADYMGNRPVISRHLSEGGHVDLKLDDTLGWLEDPTFISSNFVPSEEKIYFFFSEVGREYDFIDKFTVSRIAQVCTSDVGGQRTLQRRWTTFAKAQLLCQSDNELPYNVIQDIVTLPPPEGAPVDDTLFFGIFSSQWSVNSGQSAVCAFRLGDIKAVFAGNYKVLNRDTLRWSMRVQEKVANPGECGLHNASDNTLRFVKENFLADDSVHPVGQSLTMVSPDQRYSHVVSQRVQAANGKDFTVLFLLTESGYLHKAVLLEKGAHIIEEIQVFEQPQAVKNLLLSKSKGVLFVGSSEGVVRVPSSNCSYYWSCAECVLSRDPFCGWDPSVKVCTHATSIQDNAGQDVEGGNVQEACVSPRFRFGLHKGKADSFPLGELVSVSLNEVVRLQCPEASSLAHRHWERPNSRLSPDLYLQLEDGSLHFLATPATLGHYLCLSTENGFQQNLAIYQVKQKSSPTPQATAMTTTRPQSPALPPTTQAGSGGWLTPHLTGPKQTKPEPTAPARETPVTTRRTSRNFTFWVEQSGETETEAEWWGGEKLLLGQTYLKELVVVSVLLACCVSILLTMTLYSVRQRCRSRTAPQANAPGRDSERGGPQEREALRGGQSPCSNGMRNGQMAHNGQANGVVCNVTPRGSNGHLPNTPI
- the LOC112229726 gene encoding semaphorin-4A isoform X2 produces the protein MEHQGLLSIIVVILWVMAVCLARLTPRVSFPMGSPGRCLSHFDSSDVGNTTTLLLSDDGDTLFVGARNAVLSLDVSQEDAIVMRGKLDWSPSEKDLDECSMKGKKKMDCPNFIRVLQFLNSTHMYACGTFAFSPRCTYVNSETFSLVTSPSGKPEEGRGRCPYDPYQRNSAITVDGELYTGTVADYMGNRPVISRHLSEGGHVDLKLDDTLGWLEDPTFISSNFVPSEEKIYFFFSEVGREYDFIDKFTVSRIAQVCTSDVGGQRTLQRRWTTFAKAQLLCQSDNELPYNVIQDIVTLPPPEGAPVDDTLFFGIFSSQWSVNSGQSAVCAFRLGDIKAVFAGNYKVLNRDTLRWSMRVQEKVANPGECGLHNASDNTLRFVKENFLADDSVHPVGQSLTMVSPDQRYSHVVSQRVQAANGKDFTVLFLLTESGYLHKAVLLEKGAHIIEEIQVFEQPQAVKNLLLSKSKGVLFVGSSEGVVRVPSSNCSYYWSCAECVLSRDPFCGWDPSVKVCTHATSIQDNAGQDVEGGNVQEACVSPRFRFGLHKGKAGELVSVSLNEVVRLQCPEASSLAHRHWERPNSRLSPDLYLQLEDGSLHFLATPATLGHYLCLSTENGFQQNLAIYQVKQKSSPTPQATAMTTTRPQSPALPPTTQAGSGGWLTPHLTGPKQTKPEPTAPARETPVTTRRTSRNFTFWVEQSGETETEAEWWGGEKLLLGQTYLKELVVVSVLLACCVSILLTMTLYSVRQRCRSRTAPQANAPGRDSERGGPQEREALRGGQSPCSNGMRNGQMAHNGQANGVVCNVTPRGSNGHLPNTPI